The following are from one region of the Streptomyces decoyicus genome:
- the rpmB gene encoding 50S ribosomal protein L28 — protein sequence MAANCDVCGKGPGFGKSVSHSHRRTNRRWNPNIQTVRAVIGRTPKRLNACTSCIKAGKVSR from the coding sequence GTGGCTGCCAACTGCGACGTCTGCGGCAAGGGGCCGGGCTTCGGCAAGAGTGTCTCGCACTCGCATCGCCGTACCAACCGTCGTTGGAACCCCAACATCCAGACGGTGCGTGCAGTGATCGGGCGCACGCCGAAGCGGCTGAACGCCTGCACCTCGTGCATCAAGGCCGGCAAGGTCTCGCGCTGA